The following proteins are co-located in the Neosynechococcus sphagnicola sy1 genome:
- a CDS encoding transposase, whose protein sequence is MNTLYGSNPKHLKKHAKNLKRKQQKLSRKTKGSKTRHKARQMVVKVHGKIARVREDFLNKLFRKLVNENQVVVVENLAVKNMVKNHTLAKAISDAGWGKFCTMQVQS, encoded by the coding sequence ATAAACACGCTCTATGGCAGCAATCCCAAACACCTCAAGAAACACGCCAAGAACTTAAAGCGCAAGCAGCAAAAGCTATCCAGAAAAACCAAGGGTAGCAAGACTCGCCATAAAGCTAGGCAAATGGTTGTTAAAGTTCATGGAAAAATTGCTAGAGTCAGAGAAGATTTTCTCAACAAACTATTTCGCAAGCTAGTTAACGAAAACCAAGTTGTCGTGGTGGAAAATCTGGCAGTTAAGAACATGGTGAAGAATCACACCCTAGCCAAAGCTATCAGCGATGCTGGATGGGGTAAGTTCTGCACGATGCAAGTACAAAGCTGA
- a CDS encoding zinc ribbon domain-containing protein, which produces MLDGVSSARCKYKAEFEGKTYLEIDRFFPSSHLCSSTLLPIPKMALSVRSFECPHCYQRQDRDVSAAVNIRNEGLRILAFGIIASANRESINPKGSGRKKSMNSEVAPVEFGSPRCTT; this is translated from the coding sequence ATGCTGGATGGGGTAAGTTCTGCACGATGCAAGTACAAAGCTGAGTTTGAGGGCAAGACCTATCTGGAAATAGACAGGTTTTTCCCCTCCTCCCACCTTTGCTCTAGCACACTGCTACCGATCCCAAAGATGGCTCTCTCTGTCCGCTCATTTGAATGCCCTCATTGCTATCAACGGCAAGACCGAGATGTGAGTGCGGCAGTCAATATCAGAAATGAAGGCTTGCGAATTTTGGCGTTCGGAATCATCGCTTCTGCCAATCGCGAGAGTATAAACCCAAAGGGTTCTGGACGTAAAAAATCCATGAACTCCGAGGTTGCTCCCGTTGAATTTGGAAGCCCGCGCTGTACTACTTAG
- a CDS encoding RNA recognition motif domain-containing protein: MSIYVGNLSYDVTQDDLTQTFAEYGTVKRVQLPTDRETGRLRGFAFVEMATEAEEATAIEKLDGAEWMGRDLKVNKARPREERGSSGGSWGDKGGSSRRY, from the coding sequence ATGTCGATTTATGTTGGCAATCTATCCTACGATGTGACCCAGGATGATCTAACTCAGACTTTTGCAGAATACGGGACGGTTAAGCGGGTTCAGCTACCGACAGATCGCGAAACGGGTCGATTGCGTGGGTTTGCTTTTGTTGAAATGGCGACAGAAGCAGAAGAAGCCACTGCCATTGAAAAATTAGATGGTGCTGAGTGGATGGGACGTGACCTCAAGGTGAATAAAGCCAGACCCCGCGAAGAAAGAGGTTCTTCAGGGGGTAGTTGGGGAGACAAAGGCGGTTCTTCTCGCCGCTACTAA
- a CDS encoding RNA recognition motif domain-containing protein, translating into MSIYVGNLSYDVTEADLSSIFAEYGSVKRVQLPTDRETGRVRGFGFVEMSADAEETAAIEALDGAEWMGRDLKVNKAKPREERSSFGGGGRRSDSFSRNY; encoded by the coding sequence ATGTCAATTTATGTTGGTAACCTATCCTACGATGTTACGGAAGCTGATCTGAGTTCTATCTTTGCAGAATATGGCTCAGTAAAGCGAGTTCAGCTTCCAACCGATCGCGAAACAGGTCGCGTTCGTGGTTTTGGATTTGTGGAAATGAGTGCAGACGCTGAAGAAACGGCTGCCATTGAAGCGCTAGACGGTGCAGAATGGATGGGTCGTGACCTCAAGGTTAATAAAGCGAAGCCTCGTGAAGAAAGAAGCTCCTTTGGTGGCGGTGGACGTCGTAGCGATAGCTTTTCCCGTAACTACTAA
- a CDS encoding FtsX-like permease family protein, protein MTMASIARRNLLEDLPRFLVAQAGIMFAVSLVTLQTGIQNGFTESSSQIIDQSKADIWVSSANMVHLGLSIPLLLERRNQAAAVAGVNRAEALIIQGSIWRDADDRLASVTVVGFQPEGQLFTPWDMIQGHVSSLSTPYTVIVDQASLTALDAQEIGDAGIVGALPARITGITSGTKSLVLGNLLFTSLDSAVAYGSSPLSPKLPCGYATNRVDCQRIEGGFPPKPRALATTDEINFVLVQAKPGEDLALLKQRLDQALPSTRAYTRLEMADLNQTYWQERSGIGFVLGLGAVVGVIVGVVVVGQILYASISEHLKEFGTLKAMGASNWVIYAVIGEQALWMAILGYLPGMVLCYGVAVWASSTQGILILITPISAVGVLGITIGMCLGASLFAIQRVTRVDPAIVFKG, encoded by the coding sequence ATGACTATGGCTTCCATCGCTCGTAGAAACCTACTCGAAGATCTACCCCGGTTTCTGGTTGCCCAGGCGGGAATTATGTTTGCGGTAAGCTTGGTAACCCTGCAAACGGGGATTCAAAATGGTTTCACTGAATCTTCGTCTCAAATCATTGATCAGTCCAAGGCCGACATTTGGGTGTCGTCGGCGAATATGGTGCATCTAGGTTTGAGCATTCCATTGCTTCTAGAGCGTCGTAATCAGGCCGCAGCAGTGGCGGGGGTGAACCGTGCGGAAGCGCTGATCATCCAAGGTTCGATCTGGCGCGATGCGGATGACCGACTGGCTTCTGTCACCGTCGTTGGCTTTCAACCGGAGGGGCAACTTTTTACACCCTGGGACATGATCCAGGGTCATGTTAGTTCTCTGTCAACTCCCTATACAGTGATTGTCGATCAGGCTAGCTTGACGGCGCTGGATGCCCAGGAAATCGGCGATGCCGGAATTGTGGGAGCGCTCCCCGCCAGAATTACCGGGATTACCAGTGGTACCAAGTCCCTAGTATTGGGAAATCTACTATTCACCTCACTGGACAGTGCCGTTGCCTATGGCAGTAGTCCTCTGAGTCCTAAATTGCCCTGTGGCTATGCTACCAATCGAGTCGACTGCCAGAGGATAGAAGGTGGATTTCCCCCCAAGCCTAGAGCCTTAGCGACGACTGATGAGATCAATTTTGTGCTGGTGCAGGCCAAACCAGGGGAAGATTTAGCGTTACTGAAACAGCGGCTAGATCAAGCCTTACCCAGTACCCGCGCCTATACCCGCTTAGAAATGGCCGATTTGAATCAGACCTATTGGCAAGAGCGATCGGGCATTGGCTTTGTCTTGGGGCTTGGGGCTGTGGTCGGAGTGATTGTTGGAGTTGTCGTTGTGGGGCAAATACTCTATGCCTCAATCTCAGAACATCTGAAAGAATTTGGCACCTTGAAGGCGATGGGAGCTTCCAATTGGGTGATCTACGCTGTCATTGGGGAACAGGCGCTCTGGATGGCAATTCTGGGTTATCTACCAGGGATGGTGCTCTGCTATGGAGTGGCAGTCTGGGCCTCATCTACCCAGGGGATTTTGATTTTGATTACCCCGATTTCGGCGGTGGGGGTTCTCGGCATTACCATCGGGATGTGTCTGGGGGCTTCTCTATTTGCCATTCAACGAGTGACACGGGTTGATCCAGCCATTGTCTTTAAGGGGTAA
- the pyrE gene encoding orotate phosphoribosyltransferase, whose amino-acid sequence MTDATHLKATIALSTATVELSQLRPYLLDLCCQVAYQEGDFTLSSGQPSAYYINGKQVTLHPQGAVAVGRLLLSMLPSGTQAVAGLTLGADPMVTAVSVVAAYEQREITALIVRKQAKGHGTQAYIEGPLLPPQSPVVVLEDVVTTGQSALQAVERLQAAGYCVNHILALVDRQQGGAALYAKAGLSFDTIFTIQDLQQRWAVLSETIC is encoded by the coding sequence ATGACTGATGCTACCCACCTAAAGGCAACGATAGCGCTTTCTACAGCGACTGTCGAGTTGTCGCAACTGCGACCTTACCTCCTGGATTTATGCTGCCAAGTAGCCTATCAGGAAGGCGATTTTACCCTCTCTTCTGGCCAACCGAGTGCTTACTATATCAATGGCAAACAGGTAACGCTCCATCCCCAAGGAGCGGTTGCTGTGGGGCGCTTGTTGTTGTCGATGCTGCCATCTGGGACCCAAGCGGTTGCTGGTTTAACCCTGGGAGCTGATCCCATGGTGACAGCGGTGAGTGTGGTTGCAGCCTATGAACAACGTGAAATCACCGCGCTGATTGTGCGCAAGCAAGCGAAAGGGCATGGCACTCAGGCATATATTGAAGGGCCACTCCTGCCTCCCCAAAGTCCTGTGGTGGTGTTGGAAGATGTGGTAACCACGGGCCAATCAGCCCTGCAAGCTGTGGAACGGCTCCAGGCAGCGGGTTACTGTGTCAATCACATCCTGGCTCTGGTGGATCGGCAGCAGGGGGGGGCGGCATTGTATGCCAAAGCAGGTTTATCCTTTGATACGATTTTTACCATCCAAGACCTTCAGCAGCGTTGGGCCGTGCTGTCAGAAACTATCTGTTGA
- a CDS encoding DUF6166 domain-containing protein — translation MARLYYHALRTQEGLAQILISPQEQAAAITWDTLELLPAARQVADSGQPGLEWHPSSLEFSQAAIALLAHATSGERSARLYAPIFQATVLSSLPEQGWTLRADQVRRWVALQRRWEAIAHQATLLESEERSTPQQAGQT, via the coding sequence ATGGCAAGGCTCTACTACCATGCCCTTCGCACCCAGGAAGGTCTGGCCCAGATTTTGATCTCACCCCAGGAGCAAGCTGCGGCGATCACCTGGGACACCCTCGAACTCCTGCCAGCTGCCCGACAGGTGGCCGATAGTGGGCAACCGGGACTGGAATGGCATCCCTCCTCCTTGGAATTTTCCCAAGCAGCGATCGCCCTGTTAGCCCATGCCACCAGTGGAGAGCGATCAGCCCGTCTCTACGCCCCCATCTTTCAAGCAACGGTGCTGTCTTCCCTGCCCGAGCAGGGCTGGACACTGCGCGCCGATCAGGTGCGACGGTGGGTAGCGCTTCAGCGCCGTTGGGAGGCGATCGCCCATCAAGCGACGCTGCTGGAGTCCGAGGAGAGATCCACCCCCCAGCAAGCAGGGCAGACTTAG
- the corA gene encoding magnesium/cobalt transporter CorA, with protein sequence MTKRLPFFPFRRHHRSAIDAAMPRPGAPPALAAPEEDELYEFDYFYHEPGAVPGTLRIDADALPPTIVLIDYCETKASRSTIHEPEECIPYLDSASVSWVDVKGLGSEETLQRLGRVFSLHPLVLEDVVNVPQRPKVEEYQNQILLIARMVTLKPSGEGFCSEQVSLILGPHYLLTVQEEPEYDAFDPVRERIRTNKGTIRTHQVDYLAYALLDSIIDGFFPVLEVYGEQLEALEDEVVMNPSRKTLEKIYQMRRELLSLRRAIWPQRDAINSLIRDENPLISAEVRVYLRDCYDHAIQVLDMVETYRELASSLMDVYLSSVGNKMNEIMKLLTVISTIFIPLTFIAGVYGMNFNPDASPLNMPELNWYWGYPVCWTLMLTLASSLVGFFWRRGWFENFSASKND encoded by the coding sequence ATGACCAAAAGACTTCCCTTTTTTCCGTTTCGCCGGCATCATCGCAGTGCCATTGACGCGGCAATGCCCCGCCCCGGAGCGCCCCCAGCACTGGCAGCACCGGAGGAAGATGAACTCTATGAATTTGATTATTTCTACCATGAGCCGGGAGCCGTCCCAGGAACTCTGAGGATTGATGCCGATGCCCTACCGCCAACGATTGTGTTAATTGATTACTGCGAAACCAAGGCCAGTCGCTCTACGATTCATGAGCCGGAAGAGTGTATTCCCTACTTAGATAGTGCATCCGTGTCCTGGGTAGATGTCAAAGGGCTGGGGAGCGAAGAGACACTGCAACGACTCGGTCGGGTGTTTAGCCTCCATCCCCTAGTGCTGGAAGATGTGGTCAATGTCCCCCAACGTCCCAAGGTGGAAGAGTATCAAAACCAGATCTTGCTGATTGCCCGCATGGTCACCTTAAAGCCTTCGGGGGAGGGTTTTTGCAGTGAACAGGTGAGCCTGATTCTCGGCCCTCACTATTTACTCACCGTCCAAGAAGAGCCAGAATATGATGCCTTCGACCCAGTACGAGAGCGGATTCGCACCAATAAGGGCACCATTCGCACCCACCAGGTGGACTATCTTGCCTATGCCCTGCTGGACTCAATTATTGATGGATTTTTTCCCGTACTCGAAGTCTATGGTGAGCAGTTAGAAGCCCTAGAGGATGAGGTGGTAATGAACCCCAGTCGCAAAACTCTAGAGAAGATTTATCAGATGCGCCGGGAACTGTTGAGCTTACGCCGAGCCATCTGGCCTCAACGGGATGCCATCAACTCCCTGATCCGAGATGAGAATCCCTTGATCAGTGCAGAGGTGAGGGTGTATCTGCGGGATTGCTATGACCACGCGATCCAAGTCCTGGATATGGTGGAAACCTACCGAGAATTGGCCTCTAGTTTAATGGATGTCTACCTTTCCTCCGTCGGCAATAAAATGAATGAGATCATGAAGCTGCTGACTGTGATCTCCACAATTTTCATTCCCTTAACCTTCATCGCTGGAGTTTACGGCATGAATTTCAACCCGGATGCCTCACCTTTGAATATGCCAGAACTCAACTGGTACTGGGGATACCCGGTCTGCTGGACATTGATGCTGACCCTTGCCAGTAGTCTGGTGGGCTTTTTCTGGCGGCGGGGGTGGTTTGAGAATTTTTCTGCCAGCAAAAATGATTAA
- a CDS encoding inorganic diphosphatase, with amino-acid sequence MDLSLIPAQPKPGLINVLIEIPAGSKNKYEFDKEMQAFALDRVLYASVKYPYDYGFIPNTLADDGDPLDGMVMMDQPTFPGCVITARPLGMLEMIDGGDRDEKILCVPAKDPRYGDVKSLEDIAPHRLDEIAEFFRTYKNLEKKVTEILGWQNVERVMPLVEQCIKAGQK; translated from the coding sequence GTGGATCTATCGCTCATTCCTGCCCAGCCTAAGCCGGGATTGATCAATGTTTTGATTGAAATTCCCGCTGGCAGTAAGAATAAGTATGAGTTTGATAAAGAAATGCAGGCGTTTGCCCTGGATCGGGTGCTCTATGCCTCGGTGAAGTATCCCTACGACTATGGCTTTATTCCCAACACCCTGGCGGATGATGGTGATCCCCTGGATGGCATGGTGATGATGGATCAACCGACCTTCCCTGGCTGTGTGATTACGGCTCGTCCCCTGGGAATGCTGGAAATGATCGACGGTGGCGATCGCGACGAAAAAATTCTCTGTGTTCCCGCGAAGGATCCTCGCTATGGGGATGTCAAATCCCTCGAAGATATTGCCCCCCACCGCCTCGACGAAATTGCTGAATTCTTCAGAACCTACAAAAACCTGGAGAAAAAGGTTACCGAAATTTTAGGCTGGCAGAATGTGGAACGGGTGATGCCACTGGTGGAGCAGTGCATCAAGGCGGGTCAGAAGTAG
- the panD gene encoding aspartate 1-decarboxylase, whose translation MQRTLLLAKIHGCFLTDANPDYVGSISIDAMLLEAAGIIPYEQVQVVNVTNGARLITYAIAAIPHSGAIELNGAAARLAVKGDRLIIMTYGQLSPEEVNVHHPKVVFVDQQNSLVAVYHYDELLSQALLLRSPTATDREISPIP comes from the coding sequence ATGCAACGAACCCTGTTGTTAGCTAAAATTCATGGCTGCTTTCTCACGGATGCTAACCCTGATTATGTGGGCAGTATCAGTATTGATGCCATGCTGCTAGAAGCTGCTGGGATCATTCCCTATGAGCAGGTACAGGTGGTGAACGTCACCAATGGCGCCCGATTGATCACTTATGCGATTGCGGCGATCCCCCACTCCGGTGCCATTGAATTAAACGGGGCCGCTGCCCGTTTAGCAGTCAAGGGCGATCGCCTGATCATCATGACCTATGGTCAGCTCAGCCCAGAGGAAGTCAACGTTCATCACCCGAAAGTGGTGTTCGTGGATCAACAAAACAGTCTGGTTGCGGTTTATCACTATGATGAACTCCTGAGTCAAGCCTTGCTGCTCCGGTCTCCGACTGCAACCGATCGAGAAATCAGCCCCATCCCTTGA
- a CDS encoding cell division protein FtsQ/DivIB: MAHLATLSRSELAQRRRQLRHQRRLKRLQAGWHILAVAGLAGSLVWVTTLPIWIIHNPAQVKIEGNQLLSSQAIRSLLPLQYPQSLLRLQPQAIAQTLESQAPIAKVTVTRQLWPPGLTVHVQERHPVAVTQVSSATTNLPGSGTGLLDAHGMWMPLESYQSHLPTAELPQLKVLGLSNLYRSYWPDLYQIIAQSPVKIWMVDCRDPADLVLETELGSVHLGPYSARFSAQMQALDQMRQLPNRINTSRIAYIDLKNPNAPALQIVKTENKMNANLR; the protein is encoded by the coding sequence ATGGCCCATCTTGCGACCCTTTCGCGCTCTGAATTAGCCCAAAGACGTCGGCAATTACGCCACCAGCGCCGCTTAAAACGGTTACAAGCGGGATGGCACATCCTGGCAGTGGCAGGGTTGGCTGGGAGTTTGGTTTGGGTCACGACCCTACCCATCTGGATCATTCATAATCCGGCTCAAGTCAAAATCGAGGGCAATCAACTGCTTTCCAGTCAGGCTATTCGCTCCCTCCTGCCCCTCCAATATCCCCAATCACTGCTGCGCCTCCAACCCCAGGCGATCGCCCAGACTCTGGAATCCCAAGCTCCAATTGCTAAAGTCACCGTGACTCGCCAACTGTGGCCGCCCGGACTCACGGTTCATGTCCAGGAACGGCATCCCGTGGCGGTGACCCAGGTCAGCTCGGCAACCACTAATCTCCCTGGTTCAGGAACCGGACTGCTGGATGCCCATGGCATGTGGATGCCCCTTGAGAGTTATCAGTCGCATCTTCCAACGGCAGAACTCCCCCAGCTTAAAGTTCTGGGATTGAGTAATCTCTATCGCTCCTATTGGCCTGACCTCTATCAAATCATTGCTCAGAGTCCTGTGAAGATCTGGATGGTAGATTGTCGAGATCCAGCAGATCTCGTTTTAGAGACAGAATTGGGTAGCGTCCACCTTGGTCCTTATAGCGCTAGATTCAGTGCTCAAATGCAAGCCCTAGACCAGATGCGCCAGTTACCAAACCGGATCAATACCAGCCGAATTGCTTACATCGACCTTAAAAATCCCAATGCTCCGGCGCTACAAATTGTCAAAACCGAAAATAAGATGAATGCTAATCTACGTTGA